The Papaver somniferum cultivar HN1 chromosome 3, ASM357369v1, whole genome shotgun sequence genome includes a region encoding these proteins:
- the LOC113357911 gene encoding putative defensin-like protein 180, translating into MAKLLCCILFIIILMSISGTTAVNFCSELWGCTSGINDQGCRNDGTISCCEDPCQAKHGKNYVGAICQEPGHHTCVCTYNCMNQSLPDFRSHAPSQSRSDAPSSSNEYQWILGKVGWSP; encoded by the exons ATGGCCAAGCTTCTATGTTGCATTTTATTTATTATCATCCTCATGTCCATTTCAG GTACAACAGCGGTAAACTTCTGCAGTGAGCTGTGGGGATGCACGTCGGGTATCAACGACCAAGGCTGCCGTAATGATGGGACAATATCATGTTGTGAAGATCCATGTCAGGCAAAACACGGCAAAAATTACGTCGGTGCAATTTGCCAAGAACCTGGACACCACACATGCGTCTGCACTTACAATTGTATGAATCAATCTCTGCCTGATTTCCGATCTCATGCACCTTCTCAGTCCCGATCTGATGCACCTTCTTCTAGCAATGAATATCAGT GGATACTCGGTAAAGTTGGTTGGTCTCCATGA